One segment of Rhodopirellula baltica SH 1 DNA contains the following:
- a CDS encoding NupC/NupG family nucleoside CNT transporter has translation MPQLNEIFPRLVCGLGIVVFVTLAWSISTDRRQFPWRIVIGGLLLQFTLAVLVLQTDLGQKTFKHIGDGFQKLMSTVDAGSGFLFSTGANNPLGDSLLATFAFGVLPTVIFFSSLMSVLYHLGVMQRIVWAMAWVMKFSLKTSGPETLAAAANVFVGHTEAPLVVRPYLSRMSRSELCAMMTGGFATVTGGLLGAYAKMGVDISHLLTASIISAPAALLIAKVMVPNTPEELTAERSNSNQKVADDAMTLKIERTHVNVIAAAVEGASDGLKLALNVGAILIAFLALIALIDLLLGGICTTFGWVDSNKDPLVTLGVILGYACWPLAWLLGIPTSECRAAGELIGLKTVANEFIAYQQLGQLVQAEEPTISARTATVLTYALAGFSNFAAIGIQVGGIGGLVPERKSDLASLGLRAMFGGLLACCMTGAIAGMML, from the coding sequence GTGCCGCAGTTGAACGAGATCTTCCCACGATTGGTGTGCGGCTTGGGCATCGTCGTGTTCGTGACACTGGCGTGGTCCATCAGCACCGATCGACGACAATTTCCGTGGCGGATTGTGATCGGCGGCCTGCTATTGCAATTCACTCTGGCTGTTCTGGTGCTGCAAACCGACCTGGGTCAAAAAACATTCAAACACATCGGCGATGGCTTTCAGAAATTGATGAGCACCGTCGATGCCGGATCGGGATTTTTGTTTTCCACCGGTGCAAACAACCCACTGGGCGATTCACTGCTGGCAACTTTCGCGTTCGGCGTCTTGCCGACCGTGATCTTCTTCTCTTCGCTGATGAGCGTTCTGTATCACCTCGGGGTCATGCAGCGAATCGTTTGGGCGATGGCTTGGGTGATGAAGTTCTCCTTGAAAACGAGCGGGCCAGAAACATTGGCCGCTGCGGCGAACGTGTTCGTCGGTCACACCGAAGCTCCTTTAGTCGTCCGTCCGTACCTGTCGAGGATGAGCCGCAGCGAACTGTGCGCGATGATGACCGGCGGATTCGCGACCGTCACGGGAGGCTTGCTGGGTGCGTACGCAAAGATGGGCGTGGACATCAGCCACCTGCTGACCGCGTCAATCATCAGTGCGCCCGCAGCTCTCTTGATCGCAAAGGTCATGGTGCCGAACACGCCAGAGGAATTGACTGCCGAGCGTTCGAATAGCAACCAAAAGGTCGCCGACGACGCGATGACGCTGAAGATCGAACGAACGCATGTGAACGTCATTGCGGCGGCGGTCGAAGGCGCCAGCGATGGATTGAAGTTGGCACTCAACGTGGGCGCGATATTGATCGCATTTCTCGCCCTCATCGCACTGATCGATTTGCTGCTTGGTGGCATCTGCACAACCTTCGGCTGGGTGGACTCCAACAAAGATCCCCTGGTCACTCTTGGCGTGATCCTGGGCTACGCGTGCTGGCCACTTGCTTGGCTGCTAGGAATTCCCACCTCAGAATGCCGAGCGGCGGGCGAACTGATCGGTCTCAAAACAGTCGCCAATGAATTCATCGCCTATCAACAACTTGGCCAACTCGTTCAGGCGGAAGAACCCACCATCAGTGCACGCACCGCGACGGTGTTGACGTATGCCCTGGCCGGATTCAGCAATTTCGCCGCGATTGGAATCCAGGTCGGCGGGATCGGCGGATTGGTCCCCGAACGAAAATCCGACCTGGCCTCCCTGGGACTTCGAGCGATGTTCGGTGGGTTGCTGGCGTGCTGCATGACCGGTGCCATCGCCGGCATGATGCTCTGA
- a CDS encoding ThuA domain-containing protein yields MNTLNVRRLHLIPALILLFVATAVVPQTSLAETQKLVLVAGKPSHPPRMHEFNAGVQLLADSLKDVEDLDVEVVLNGWPQDEAIFDNADAVVFYMDGGGRHEIVQEEGRRLKMIDEWAKNGVGLGFMHYGVEVLTDQAGDEMKRWIGGHYEHQFSCNPIWEPTFAVFPDHPVTNGVQPFQANDEWYFNMRFLSGMPGNEAKEIDGLQFQPILLAKPSDDVRDGPYVYPRGPYAHIQASGGRAEAMMWVVERPDGGRGFGFTGGHFHDNWGIEDYRKVVLNALVWTAKGNIPEDGIQSTVSKEQLDQNLDPKKPRKKK; encoded by the coding sequence GTGAACACCTTGAACGTCCGTCGTTTGCATCTCATCCCTGCCCTGATTCTGCTGTTCGTCGCGACCGCCGTCGTGCCCCAAACCAGCCTGGCAGAAACTCAAAAACTCGTCTTGGTCGCTGGCAAACCCTCTCACCCGCCCCGAATGCACGAGTTCAATGCAGGCGTGCAACTGCTGGCTGATTCCCTGAAAGACGTCGAAGATTTGGACGTCGAAGTGGTCCTGAACGGATGGCCCCAAGACGAAGCTATCTTCGACAACGCGGATGCGGTCGTGTTCTACATGGACGGTGGCGGACGCCACGAAATTGTCCAAGAAGAAGGGCGTCGCCTGAAAATGATCGACGAGTGGGCCAAAAACGGAGTCGGCCTGGGCTTCATGCACTACGGCGTGGAAGTCTTGACCGATCAAGCCGGCGACGAAATGAAACGCTGGATCGGTGGCCACTATGAACACCAGTTTTCATGCAACCCAATTTGGGAACCCACTTTCGCGGTCTTCCCCGATCACCCCGTCACCAACGGGGTCCAACCGTTCCAAGCCAACGACGAGTGGTACTTCAACATGCGTTTCTTGTCAGGCATGCCCGGCAACGAAGCCAAAGAAATCGATGGCCTTCAATTCCAACCGATCCTGTTGGCCAAACCATCCGACGATGTTCGTGATGGCCCCTACGTTTACCCCCGAGGCCCCTACGCTCACATCCAAGCATCCGGCGGCCGAGCCGAAGCGATGATGTGGGTGGTCGAACGTCCCGATGGTGGTCGCGGATTCGGATTCACCGGCGGTCACTTCCACGACAACTGGGGCATCGAGGACTATCGCAAAGTCGTGCTCAACGCGTTGGTCTGGACCGCCAAAGGCAACATTCCCGAAGACGGCATCCAATCCACCGTCAGCAAGGAACAATTGGATCAAAACCTGGACCCCAAGAAACCTCGCAAGAAGAAATGA
- a CDS encoding DinB family protein, protein MNLSDMVFRGYLGDLEDADLMRRPGKGCNHLAWQIGHLVVAEIMMLGGMFPEFKTELPEGFEEAHHKDKVDCDDASKFNTLAEYLELMTKVRANTLAALEAMDESKLDDPAPEQMRAFCPTVGDMMILIGTHPMMHAGQVVPVRRECGKPVMF, encoded by the coding sequence ATGAATTTGAGCGACATGGTCTTTCGAGGCTATCTCGGCGACCTGGAAGACGCGGATCTGATGCGTCGACCTGGAAAGGGGTGCAACCATCTGGCATGGCAAATCGGACACTTGGTTGTCGCAGAAATCATGATGCTGGGCGGGATGTTTCCTGAGTTCAAAACGGAATTGCCCGAAGGCTTTGAAGAAGCCCATCACAAAGACAAAGTGGATTGCGATGACGCATCGAAGTTCAACACGTTAGCGGAATACTTGGAGCTGATGACCAAGGTTCGTGCCAACACGTTGGCGGCTCTCGAAGCGATGGACGAGTCCAAACTCGATGATCCAGCGCCAGAACAAATGCGAGCTTTTTGCCCGACCGTTGGCGACATGATGATCCTGATCGGGACTCACCCGATGATGCACGCTGGGCAGGTCGTTCCTGTTCGCCGCGAATGTGGCAAACCGGTGATGTTCTGA
- a CDS encoding dockerin type I domain-containing protein: protein MQNSSRRLRVENLEHRRLLAADSMIGPHNPDGWGEVSVPSALAAAEDVSSRESSGREAEGESVLKVRLDFSLDSSNFFTTRYPQAKAVMQEVVNQVVDRFNDTLAAVNPPSRSEIQWQPAVLDPRTGALTSLPQSFRAAANEIVVYVRGNNLTGLTRGLGGYNSFGVGYNCPDQACVNQANAFISNLTTRGETGAAASTPSDFAPVVGAITIDTRSDVDWNFGAVDTGEPGQSDFRAVVAHEFAHVLGFGTAPSFSRYVAGGRFAGPNANAIFPGSANIPMNGSSHLASSVRDVVPTTMTSHFDGMLSDLDFAILDDIGWELTPDTRPTVQIATTEQTVPESAGAVSVSATLSAAPSQSISVPVVISGTASATSDYTVTPAAFNFSSGQRTATMTVNVVDNGTNEGLESLTIRLVDSTAAKLGANTETSVNILDDDGSPVGQTQLNSPEFSSTAITVPGNNQPVAYLFRASANTTLNVTKVGSAASSEAFFVLDENLQPVGQYNGAGELSVTLSANQNYVLRFEARATAEQYQIASTAGFQAINNDSPTNILQPSDVTGDGEVSALDALRVINALNAAGASEINIGNEALEQGNYYDVTGDGKVTSLDALRVINTLSGPASGNSEGAAVSNSSATAFTPPVAESGATRADEMGPHKPSETQLGGFVPAVISVRLADHNHAHHDDEHEHEDDHGDEHHDESEHDHAHDNDFFESSSAAFAPALVDSVFVEIGASCLA, encoded by the coding sequence ATGCAGAACTCTTCCCGACGCCTTCGCGTTGAAAACTTGGAACATCGACGCTTGTTGGCTGCCGATTCCATGATCGGTCCACATAATCCTGATGGCTGGGGAGAGGTTTCGGTGCCGTCCGCTTTGGCCGCAGCAGAAGACGTTTCTTCGCGAGAGAGTTCTGGTCGCGAAGCAGAAGGCGAAAGTGTCCTCAAAGTCCGGTTGGATTTCTCACTGGACAGCAGCAATTTTTTCACGACTCGATATCCGCAAGCCAAAGCGGTGATGCAGGAAGTGGTGAACCAAGTGGTCGACCGGTTCAACGATACGTTGGCCGCGGTCAATCCGCCGAGTCGATCGGAGATTCAGTGGCAGCCCGCGGTGCTCGATCCGCGGACGGGAGCACTGACCTCGCTGCCTCAATCGTTTCGTGCGGCGGCCAATGAGATTGTGGTGTACGTTCGTGGAAACAACTTGACCGGGCTGACTCGTGGTTTGGGGGGCTACAACTCATTTGGTGTGGGATACAACTGTCCCGATCAAGCCTGCGTCAATCAGGCGAACGCATTCATCAGCAACCTGACCACTCGCGGTGAGACGGGTGCTGCGGCTTCGACGCCCAGCGATTTTGCACCGGTCGTTGGTGCAATCACAATCGATACGCGAAGCGACGTGGATTGGAATTTCGGAGCTGTTGATACCGGCGAGCCGGGCCAGTCGGACTTCCGTGCGGTGGTGGCTCACGAATTTGCACACGTGTTGGGTTTTGGAACGGCTCCGTCGTTCAGCCGATATGTTGCCGGCGGCCGTTTCGCAGGCCCGAATGCCAATGCGATCTTTCCCGGTTCCGCGAATATTCCGATGAACGGCAGCAGCCACTTGGCCAGCTCGGTTCGCGATGTTGTGCCAACGACGATGACCAGTCACTTTGACGGGATGTTGAGCGATCTGGATTTCGCGATCTTGGATGACATTGGTTGGGAACTGACGCCGGACACCCGACCAACGGTTCAGATCGCAACCACGGAACAAACCGTTCCGGAATCTGCAGGCGCGGTTTCGGTCAGTGCGACTTTATCAGCCGCGCCCTCTCAGAGTATCTCGGTGCCCGTGGTGATCTCGGGAACGGCATCGGCAACTTCGGATTACACCGTCACGCCAGCGGCGTTCAATTTTTCATCCGGTCAACGCACCGCGACGATGACGGTGAACGTGGTCGACAATGGTACAAACGAGGGTCTTGAGTCGTTGACGATTCGTCTGGTCGATTCGACTGCCGCCAAGCTGGGAGCGAACACGGAAACCTCGGTCAATATTTTGGATGACGACGGATCGCCGGTCGGACAGACGCAATTGAACTCGCCCGAGTTCAGTAGCACCGCCATCACGGTCCCGGGCAACAATCAACCAGTTGCGTACTTGTTTCGTGCTTCCGCGAATACAACTTTGAATGTGACCAAAGTCGGATCGGCGGCGTCATCAGAAGCGTTTTTTGTGCTCGATGAAAATTTGCAACCAGTCGGTCAATACAACGGTGCGGGTGAGTTGTCCGTGACGTTGTCAGCCAACCAAAATTACGTGCTGCGTTTCGAAGCTCGTGCGACCGCCGAACAATATCAAATCGCATCGACCGCTGGTTTCCAAGCCATCAACAACGACAGTCCTACCAACATTCTTCAACCATCCGATGTGACTGGGGATGGCGAAGTCTCTGCATTGGATGCCTTGCGTGTCATCAACGCGTTGAACGCAGCGGGTGCTTCTGAAATTAATATCGGCAACGAAGCGTTGGAACAGGGAAACTACTATGACGTCACTGGTGACGGGAAAGTGACATCATTGGACGCGTTGCGAGTCATTAACACGTTGTCCGGTCCGGCATCTGGAAATTCCGAGGGGGCGGCGGTTTCGAATTCTTCGGCAACGGCTTTCACGCCGCCGGTTGCAGAATCTGGTGCAACGCGTGCCGACGAAATGGGCCCGCACAAACCCAGTGAGACACAGCTTGGTGGCTTTGTTCCCGCAGTGATTTCTGTTCGCTTGGCTGATCACAATCATGCTCACCATGACGACGAGCATGAGCATGAAGATGACCACGGAGATGAGCATCACGACGAGTCGGAGCACGATCACGCGCACGACAACGACTTCTTCGAATCTTCATCTGCCGCGTTTGCACCAGCGTTGGTGGATTCGGTCTTTGTAGAAATTGGCGCCAGTTGTCTCGCTTGA
- the surE gene encoding 5'/3'-nucleotidase SurE, whose product MRILLTNDDGVHAPGLAALRQQLRHLGEVITVAPATEQSGVGHSITYLTPLVPKSIHRDGVHWAWAVEGSPADCVKLSLAELFVDEPIDLVVSGINNGLNAGINVLYSGTVAAAIEGAFFGVTSVAVSLENSDDNDFDAAAVIARNVIGEIVRHEESRGGLFNLNVPTAATESASEVKVVPMGLAQYGRRYEKRQDPGGRDYYWALWTQPDKPPAEMTDVTQLREGCVTLTPLHFNLTRDDLLSEMKDWNLRP is encoded by the coding sequence ATGCGAATTCTGTTAACGAATGATGATGGCGTTCATGCCCCAGGTCTGGCGGCACTGCGTCAACAACTGCGTCACTTGGGCGAGGTCATCACGGTCGCTCCGGCAACGGAGCAAAGTGGTGTTGGCCATTCGATCACCTATCTGACCCCGTTGGTTCCAAAATCCATTCATCGCGATGGTGTTCATTGGGCTTGGGCGGTCGAAGGGTCACCGGCCGATTGCGTGAAGCTTTCCTTGGCTGAGTTGTTCGTCGATGAACCCATTGATTTGGTCGTCAGCGGGATCAACAACGGACTGAACGCCGGAATCAACGTGCTGTATTCCGGCACCGTCGCGGCTGCGATTGAAGGCGCGTTCTTTGGCGTGACCAGCGTCGCTGTGTCGCTAGAAAATTCGGACGACAACGACTTCGACGCGGCGGCGGTGATCGCTCGCAATGTCATCGGTGAAATCGTTCGTCATGAAGAGTCGCGAGGTGGGTTGTTCAATTTGAACGTGCCGACTGCTGCGACGGAATCTGCAAGCGAAGTGAAAGTCGTGCCGATGGGATTGGCTCAGTACGGACGACGTTATGAAAAACGTCAGGACCCCGGCGGACGTGATTACTATTGGGCACTGTGGACACAACCCGATAAGCCACCTGCGGAAATGACCGACGTGACCCAGCTTCGCGAGGGGTGTGTGACCTTAACCCCCCTGCATTTCAACTTGACGCGAGATGATCTTCTAAGCGAGATGAAGGATTGGAACTTGCGTCCGTGA
- a CDS encoding protein adenylyltransferase SelO, with amino-acid sequence MTFDLTFDNRFTRDLPADTEPRNFTRQVHQAGFSRVKPTPVSAPKWVAGSKEVAELIGLDPKWLGSAELTEVLAGNALADGMDPFAMCYGGHQFGNWAGQLGDGRAINLGEVVTADEKHWTLQLKGAGLTPYSRTADGLAVLRSSVREFLCSEAMHHLGVPTTRALSLVLTGEKVLRDMFYDGHPEHELGAIVCRVAPSFIRFGNFEIFASREDTETLQTLVEHTIRSEFSHLLSEPDAEIGPDVIAAMFEEVCRTTAEMVVHWMRVGFVHGVMNTDNMSILGLTIDYGPYGWLEDYDPDWTPNTTDAQGRRYRYAHQPQIAQWNLVALANALVPLVKEAEPLQRGIAVYVEEFQKSWHSMMAGKLGLSKYESETDDELVDSLLTLLQLAETDMTIFYRRLADIELGTREQPVTLELAAVLRHLSEAHYVADEVTEEYQQALMDWMRSYQSRVLADDGFPAEDSQRRQRMNAVNPKYVLRNYLAQLAIDACDKGDDSLVSELLEVLRRPYDDQPGKERFAEKRPEWARHRPGCSMLSCSS; translated from the coding sequence GTGACATTTGATCTGACGTTTGACAATCGATTCACGCGAGATTTGCCTGCGGACACGGAGCCGCGAAATTTCACTCGCCAAGTTCACCAAGCGGGTTTTTCGCGAGTGAAACCGACGCCGGTTTCGGCTCCGAAATGGGTGGCCGGATCCAAAGAAGTCGCCGAGCTGATCGGTTTGGATCCGAAGTGGTTGGGATCGGCCGAGCTGACCGAGGTTCTGGCCGGCAACGCTCTGGCCGATGGCATGGATCCTTTTGCGATGTGCTACGGCGGTCACCAATTTGGAAATTGGGCCGGGCAATTGGGTGATGGCCGGGCAATCAATCTTGGCGAAGTGGTCACCGCGGATGAGAAGCACTGGACGTTGCAGCTCAAAGGGGCTGGGCTGACGCCATACTCTCGGACCGCGGATGGTTTGGCGGTTCTGCGATCGAGCGTTCGCGAATTTCTTTGCAGCGAAGCGATGCATCACTTGGGCGTGCCGACCACGCGGGCTCTCAGTTTGGTGCTGACCGGTGAGAAGGTGCTTCGTGACATGTTCTATGACGGGCATCCTGAGCATGAACTGGGTGCGATCGTATGCCGAGTCGCACCGTCGTTCATTCGGTTTGGCAACTTTGAGATCTTCGCGTCACGGGAAGACACCGAGACGTTGCAAACGCTGGTGGAACACACGATTCGATCGGAGTTTTCGCATCTGTTATCGGAGCCGGATGCCGAGATTGGCCCGGATGTGATTGCGGCGATGTTCGAGGAAGTTTGCCGGACGACCGCGGAGATGGTGGTGCACTGGATGCGAGTCGGCTTTGTCCACGGTGTGATGAACACGGACAACATGTCAATTCTTGGGCTGACGATTGACTATGGCCCGTACGGTTGGCTGGAGGATTACGATCCCGACTGGACGCCGAACACCACCGACGCGCAAGGGCGAAGGTATCGCTACGCTCATCAGCCTCAGATCGCCCAGTGGAACTTAGTGGCGTTGGCCAATGCTTTGGTTCCGTTGGTCAAGGAAGCGGAACCGTTGCAACGAGGGATCGCGGTTTATGTCGAGGAGTTCCAAAAGAGTTGGCACTCAATGATGGCAGGCAAGCTGGGGCTGTCCAAGTACGAGAGTGAGACCGATGACGAGTTGGTCGACTCGTTGTTGACGTTGTTGCAATTGGCCGAGACCGACATGACGATTTTCTATCGGCGGTTGGCGGACATTGAACTTGGGACGCGAGAGCAACCTGTCACGTTGGAACTGGCGGCTGTGCTTCGTCATCTTTCCGAGGCGCACTACGTTGCCGATGAAGTCACGGAAGAGTACCAGCAGGCGTTGATGGATTGGATGCGTTCCTATCAATCGCGTGTTTTGGCGGACGATGGTTTTCCCGCGGAGGATTCGCAGCGACGGCAGCGAATGAATGCGGTCAATCCGAAGTATGTGCTGCGGAACTACTTGGCTCAGTTGGCGATCGATGCGTGTGACAAGGGCGACGATTCGTTGGTGAGTGAGTTGTTGGAAGTTCTACGTCGACCGTATGACGATCAACCGGGGAAAGAACGCTTTGCCGAGAAGCGACCCGAGTGGGCGCGTCACCGTCCGGGTTGTTCGATGTTGTCGTGCAGTTCATAA
- a CDS encoding DUF1552 domain-containing protein, with product MEPTAPRKPSKRLSRRRFLQRTGISAAALNFTMNLPSLALAADATPRQRLIIVFSPNGVIPDHFWPKGDEEKLEFKRILKPLEPFADQTLTIKGLCNQIQGDGDGHMRGMGCLLTGIELFPGDIQGGSDTPAGWSMGISIDQFLKNQLQADPSTRTRFGSLEFGVMVPDRADTWTRMSYAGANQPVAPIDDPYKMFDKLYGQAKNRELLASVLDDLTDDFKKIESMVSMEDRHLLQQHVELVRKVEKDLKIELEASTKTVGHAVPELTPNVEVQNDNMPEITRMQMELLVSSMAADFARVATFQITNSVGQPRMRWLDIDEGHHGLSHEPDSNEDAYEKLIRINTWYCEQIAHLAKRLQDTPEPGGSGSMLDNTTIIWTNELGKGNSHTRNDIPFVCVGGGLGLRTGRAKDYGKVSHNRFLMTIAEQMGFPQKSFGNPDFCGDGSLTGLV from the coding sequence ATGGAACCCACTGCACCACGCAAACCATCGAAACGTCTTTCGCGTCGTCGGTTCTTGCAACGCACTGGCATCAGCGCCGCTGCGTTGAACTTCACGATGAACCTGCCCAGCCTGGCTTTGGCGGCCGACGCGACGCCACGTCAACGGTTGATCATCGTCTTCAGCCCCAACGGCGTGATCCCAGATCACTTCTGGCCCAAGGGTGACGAAGAGAAGTTGGAATTCAAACGGATCTTGAAACCACTCGAACCGTTCGCGGATCAAACGCTGACGATCAAGGGTTTGTGCAACCAAATCCAAGGGGACGGCGATGGTCACATGCGCGGCATGGGATGTTTGCTGACCGGAATCGAGTTGTTCCCCGGGGACATCCAAGGCGGCAGCGACACGCCCGCGGGTTGGTCGATGGGCATCAGCATCGATCAATTCCTCAAGAATCAATTGCAAGCCGATCCATCGACGCGAACTCGATTTGGTTCGTTGGAATTCGGTGTGATGGTTCCCGATCGCGCCGACACCTGGACTCGTATGTCTTATGCGGGAGCCAACCAGCCGGTCGCACCGATCGACGACCCGTACAAGATGTTCGACAAACTCTACGGCCAAGCCAAGAACCGTGAGTTGCTGGCGAGTGTCTTGGACGATTTGACCGACGACTTCAAGAAAATTGAATCAATGGTCAGCATGGAAGATCGACACTTGTTGCAGCAGCACGTCGAGTTGGTTCGCAAGGTCGAGAAGGACCTAAAGATCGAACTGGAAGCGAGCACCAAGACGGTTGGCCACGCGGTCCCTGAATTGACCCCCAACGTCGAAGTTCAAAACGACAACATGCCCGAGATCACTCGGATGCAAATGGAGTTGTTGGTCAGTTCGATGGCGGCCGACTTCGCTCGCGTCGCGACGTTCCAAATCACCAACAGTGTCGGTCAACCTCGGATGCGTTGGTTGGACATCGATGAAGGGCACCACGGTTTGTCACACGAGCCCGATTCGAACGAAGACGCGTACGAGAAACTGATTCGAATCAACACGTGGTACTGCGAGCAAATCGCTCACCTGGCCAAACGTTTGCAGGACACACCTGAGCCCGGTGGCAGCGGTTCGATGCTGGACAACACCACGATCATTTGGACGAACGAGCTTGGCAAAGGCAACTCGCACACCCGCAACGACATCCCGTTTGTGTGTGTCGGTGGCGGTTTAGGCCTGCGAACCGGCCGAGCGAAGGATTACGGCAAGGTGTCTCACAACCGATTCCTGATGACGATCGCCGAGCAAATGGGCTTCCCTCAGAAGAGCTTCGGCAACCCCGACTTCTGTGGCGATGGATCCCTGACCGGACTTGTTTGA